The following proteins are co-located in the Rippkaea orientalis PCC 8801 genome:
- a CDS encoding NUDIX hydrolase, which yields MNLADFKVGVDNVIFSVDSQEHRLLVLLVKREENPFINQWSLPGTLVRKGESLEASAQRILAEKIRVNNLYLEQLYTFGGPHRDPRESPDSFGVRYLSVSYFALVRFEEAQLLSNNNHKTTWHIVQEVPQLGFDHNEILAYGYQRLRNKLEYSPIAFEILPELFTLNDLYQVYSTILGENFADYSNFRSRLLKLGFLIDTEKKVSRGAGRPASLYRFDAEAFAPFKDKPFVFV from the coding sequence ATGAATTTAGCCGATTTTAAAGTAGGAGTAGACAATGTGATTTTTTCAGTTGATTCTCAAGAACATCGACTGTTAGTTTTATTAGTTAAACGAGAAGAGAATCCGTTTATTAATCAATGGAGTTTACCCGGAACTTTAGTAAGAAAGGGAGAATCATTAGAAGCCTCTGCTCAAAGAATTTTAGCTGAGAAAATTCGGGTTAATAATCTCTATTTAGAACAATTATATACCTTTGGGGGTCCTCATCGAGATCCGAGGGAATCACCCGATAGTTTTGGCGTTCGTTACCTCTCCGTTAGCTATTTTGCTTTAGTTCGTTTTGAGGAGGCACAACTACTTAGTAATAATAATCATAAAACAACTTGGCATATCGTTCAAGAAGTTCCCCAATTAGGGTTTGATCATAATGAAATTTTAGCCTATGGTTATCAACGATTGCGCAATAAACTCGAATATAGTCCCATCGCATTTGAGATTTTACCTGAGTTATTTACTCTCAATGATCTCTATCAAGTTTATAGCACAATTTTAGGAGAAAATTTTGCTGATTATTCTAATTTTCGCTCACGATTATTAAAGTTAGGATTTCTCATTGATACGGAAAAAAAAGTCTCTAGGGGTGCAGGAAGACCCGCGAGTTTATATCGTTTTGATGCCGAAGCTTTTGCGCCTTTTAAAGATAAACCGTTTGTTTTTGTTTAA
- a CDS encoding nicotinate-nucleotide adenylyltransferase: MTKIALFGTSADPPTEGHQSILRWLSENYDWVGIWASDNPFKNHQTSLAHRMAMLRLLIDDINPRRDNLYLSEKLSHRRSLISVAKAKEIWGENADYTLVIGSDLIGQIRHWYHIEELLRKVNILVIPRPGYPLLEKDLIALEELGGNYQIANLNAPAVSSTAYREHGNNNVLIQPIQDYIYQEQLYR; the protein is encoded by the coding sequence ATGACAAAAATTGCGCTTTTTGGAACCAGTGCTGACCCCCCCACAGAAGGACATCAATCGATTCTGCGTTGGTTGTCTGAAAATTATGATTGGGTAGGTATTTGGGCTTCAGATAATCCTTTTAAAAATCATCAAACTTCCTTAGCTCACCGCATGGCTATGCTACGGTTATTAATTGATGATATTAACCCTCGACGAGATAATCTTTATTTAAGTGAAAAATTGAGTCATCGACGGAGTTTAATCAGTGTTGCCAAAGCTAAGGAAATTTGGGGAGAAAATGCTGACTATACGCTAGTCATTGGGTCTGATTTAATTGGGCAGATTCGTCATTGGTATCACATTGAAGAATTGCTCAGAAAAGTTAATATTTTAGTCATTCCTCGTCCGGGTTATCCTCTTCTTGAAAAAGACCTAATCGCGTTAGAAGAATTAGGAGGAAATTATCAAATTGCTAACCTAAATGCGCCAGCCGTTTCTTCAACTGCTTATCGAGAACACGGGAATAACAATGTTTTAATTCAGCCGATTCAAGATTATATTTATCAAGAGCAATTATACCGATGA
- a CDS encoding nicotinate phosphoribosyltransferase, translated as MLTEDQGLTLSPDEYSLLTDLYQLTMAACYTGEGLAEHPASFELFVRHLPESFGYLIAMGLAQGLHYLENLHFSSEQLEALEKTGIFNHAPPQFWSLLASGRFTGDVWAVPEGTAVFANEPLLRVDAPLWQAQIVETYLLNTINYQTLIATRAARMRDIAGEKAMLLEFGTRRAFSPQGSLWAARAALAGGLDATSNVLAALKLGHKPSGTMAHSLVMAIKALSGSEDEAFTAFSRYFPGAPLLIDTYDTVAAAQGLADKVRTGEAEVRGVRLDSGDLASLSQKVRSLLPDISIFASGDLDEWEIARLQEAGASIDGYGLGTRLVTGKPVNGVYKLVEIDGIPTMKQSSQKATYPGRKQVFRSYDQGVIQFDRLGLASESIEEGEIPLLNLVMKQGKPLFNPESLETIRQRTHASVASLPDATRYLHQPIPIQVNISDKLESLRQSLLVNS; from the coding sequence ATGTTAACCGAAGATCAAGGACTAACCCTATCCCCCGATGAGTATAGTCTACTGACGGATTTATACCAACTGACCATGGCTGCTTGCTACACAGGAGAGGGTCTGGCGGAGCATCCAGCGAGTTTTGAGCTTTTTGTGCGCCATTTGCCCGAATCCTTTGGCTATTTGATTGCCATGGGACTTGCTCAGGGGTTGCACTATTTAGAAAACCTGCATTTTAGCTCAGAACAGTTAGAAGCCTTGGAGAAAACGGGAATTTTCAACCATGCGCCCCCGCAATTTTGGTCACTCCTAGCATCAGGCCGGTTTACCGGTGATGTTTGGGCAGTTCCTGAAGGAACGGCGGTGTTTGCCAATGAGCCCTTATTGCGGGTAGATGCTCCCCTGTGGCAAGCGCAAATCGTAGAAACCTATCTCTTAAACACCATTAACTATCAAACCTTAATTGCCACGAGAGCGGCCAGAATGCGGGATATTGCGGGCGAAAAAGCTATGTTACTGGAATTTGGCACGCGACGGGCGTTTAGTCCCCAAGGCTCTCTGTGGGCTGCGAGAGCCGCCTTAGCGGGGGGATTAGATGCTACCTCTAATGTGTTGGCTGCCCTAAAATTGGGGCATAAACCCAGTGGGACAATGGCACATTCTTTGGTAATGGCCATTAAAGCCCTTTCTGGGAGCGAGGATGAAGCTTTTACTGCCTTTAGTCGCTATTTTCCGGGGGCTCCTTTGCTGATTGATACCTATGATACCGTAGCGGCCGCCCAAGGATTAGCAGACAAGGTTCGCACAGGAGAGGCGGAAGTCAGGGGGGTTCGGTTAGATTCAGGAGATTTAGCCAGTTTATCGCAAAAAGTACGATCGCTACTCCCTGATATTAGCATTTTTGCCAGTGGGGATCTTGATGAGTGGGAAATTGCCCGTCTTCAGGAGGCTGGTGCGTCTATTGATGGCTATGGATTGGGAACCCGACTGGTGACCGGAAAACCCGTTAATGGGGTCTATAAATTAGTGGAAATTGATGGCATTCCTACGATGAAACAGTCTAGCCAGAAAGCTACCTATCCAGGGCGAAAACAAGTCTTTAGGAGCTATGATCAAGGCGTTATTCAATTTGATAGGTTAGGCTTAGCCTCGGAATCCATTGAAGAGGGCGAAATCCCTTTATTAAACTTAGTTATGAAGCAAGGAAAACCTTTATTTAATCCTGAATCTTTAGAAACAATTCGTCAACGAACTCACGCTTCTGTAGCGAGTCTTCCTGACGCAACGCGGTATCTTCATCAGCCAATTCCAATTCAAGTTAATATTTCTGACAAACTTGAATCGTTACGTCAATCTTTGTTGGTTAATAGTTAA
- a CDS encoding phasin family protein produces the protein MANLNNLVQKALYLGIGLASYGVEKAEGTLQELKDKAQKLADEMVLRGEMTAEEARKYVDDLIQQAQQTPPKAAESSEDKEPRLIEIISEDEEEAHPSKSQEVDQLQKQLESLQEELRRLKRD, from the coding sequence ATGGCCAATCTTAACAATTTGGTTCAAAAAGCACTCTATCTTGGCATAGGACTTGCCTCTTATGGGGTGGAAAAAGCCGAAGGCACCCTACAGGAGTTAAAAGACAAAGCCCAAAAACTGGCTGATGAAATGGTTCTTCGTGGCGAAATGACTGCCGAAGAAGCGCGTAAATATGTCGATGATTTAATTCAACAAGCTCAACAAACTCCTCCAAAAGCTGCTGAATCCTCTGAAGATAAGGAACCTCGTTTAATTGAAATTATCTCAGAAGATGAAGAAGAAGCACACCCTTCAAAATCACAAGAGGTGGATCAACTGCAAAAACAGTTAGAATCCTTACAGGAAGAATTACGCCGTTTAAAACGCGATTAA
- the hflX gene encoding GTPase HflX, with product METIYGNLQGLKTSQLKQLQNLYHQRLRSDRLTTPEFAQRLAAISSEINQPVSAYVNRRGQVIRVGVGTPQQTQIPLLELPRYGAERLSGIRCLATQLKPEAPKESSLTAMVLQRLDALVVLPLSGEGKLRRGGGATGYVKEAYLAHLLPSSDLNPNQQYYWTVSPPMSLETLAEQDFLSLVEGLETEFRREYVAQQVDSDHERVMVVGLQTDDLSDRQFEEGLAEVGRLVETAGGEILETLRQKRATPHPQTVVGSGKVQEIALRVQTLGANLVVFDRDLSPAQVRNLERQLGVRVVDRTEIILDIFAQRAQSRAGKLQVELAQLEYMLPRLVGRGQAMSRLGGGIGTRGPGETKLETERRAIGRRISRLQQEVNQLQAHRSRLRHQRQQQEVPSVAIVGYTNAGKSTLINALTKADVYTADQLFATLDPTTRRLQVVEPTTGESTTLLLTDTVGFIHELPPSLVDAFRATLEEVTEADALLHVVDLSHPAWEHQIESVMTILEEISLTPGVILLAFNKIDQVDSDTLERAKLNYPEAVFISAQQGFGLETLRQQLVRVGVGG from the coding sequence ATCGAAACCATCTATGGCAACCTGCAAGGGTTAAAAACCAGTCAACTCAAGCAACTGCAAAACCTGTATCATCAAAGACTCAGAAGCGATCGCTTGACTACCCCAGAATTTGCCCAACGGTTAGCCGCCATCAGCAGCGAAATTAATCAACCCGTCAGTGCCTATGTCAACCGTCGGGGTCAAGTCATTCGAGTAGGGGTCGGAACACCACAACAGACCCAAATCCCCCTCCTAGAATTGCCCCGTTATGGCGCAGAACGGTTATCAGGGATTCGTTGCCTAGCCACTCAATTAAAACCCGAAGCCCCCAAAGAGTCCAGTTTAACCGCCATGGTGCTGCAAAGACTCGATGCGTTAGTCGTATTACCCCTAAGCGGAGAAGGCAAACTCCGTCGAGGGGGAGGAGCCACAGGATACGTCAAAGAAGCCTATTTAGCCCATTTGTTGCCCTCCTCAGACCTCAACCCCAATCAACAATACTACTGGACAGTTTCACCGCCGATGAGCCTGGAAACCCTGGCCGAACAGGATTTTTTGAGCTTAGTCGAAGGACTAGAAACAGAATTTCGGCGGGAATACGTCGCCCAACAGGTCGATAGTGACCACGAACGAGTCATGGTGGTGGGACTGCAAACCGACGACCTCAGCGATCGCCAATTTGAAGAAGGACTCGCAGAAGTAGGACGGCTGGTGGAAACCGCCGGAGGAGAAATTCTCGAAACCCTTCGACAAAAACGCGCGACTCCCCATCCCCAAACCGTTGTCGGGTCAGGAAAAGTCCAGGAAATTGCCCTACGGGTGCAAACCTTGGGAGCCAATTTAGTCGTTTTTGATCGGGATCTCTCCCCGGCTCAAGTTCGCAATTTAGAGAGACAATTAGGAGTCCGAGTGGTCGATCGCACGGAAATTATTCTCGATATCTTCGCTCAGCGAGCCCAGTCAAGAGCAGGTAAATTACAAGTCGAATTAGCCCAATTAGAATATATGCTGCCCCGGTTAGTGGGTCGGGGTCAAGCCATGTCTCGCTTAGGAGGGGGGATCGGAACCCGTGGACCAGGGGAAACCAAATTAGAGACAGAACGTCGCGCCATTGGCCGACGGATTTCCCGTTTACAGCAAGAAGTTAACCAATTACAAGCCCATCGCTCTCGTTTACGCCATCAGCGACAACAACAAGAAGTCCCAAGCGTCGCCATTGTTGGCTATACTAACGCAGGAAAGTCTACCCTAATTAATGCGCTTACCAAAGCTGACGTTTACACCGCCGATCAATTATTTGCGACCCTAGATCCCACCACTCGTCGTCTTCAAGTCGTTGAGCCAACCACTGGGGAATCTACGACCCTTCTCTTAACCGATACCGTAGGATTTATCCACGAATTGCCTCCGTCTTTGGTGGATGCGTTTCGGGCGACGCTAGAGGAAGTGACTGAAGCCGATGCCCTTCTGCACGTTGTTGACTTGTCCCATCCGGCTTGGGAGCATCAAATTGAGTCTGTTATGACGATTTTAGAGGAGATATCCCTAACACCCGGGGTGATCCTCCTAGCCTTTAATAAAATTGATCAAGTCGATAGTGATACCCTAGAACGGGCTAAACTTAACTATCCTGAAGCTGTATTTATTTCAGCGCAGCAAGGATTTGGATTAGAAACCTTAAGACAACAGTTGGTTAGGGTAGGGGTTGGAGGTTAG
- a CDS encoding c-type heme family protein, which translates to MLKNLKLGAKLNILLISIFFLILIICGGFLSVVLERNVERTVTDKALLLIETMGAVRDYTSTQINPELAARLETEEQFLPQTVPGYSAREVFEGLRNQPEYRNFFYKEATLNPTNLRDKADSFEAQIVERFRQDPKLREVSGFRRDLPGEDIFYIARPIAIKKKSCLRCHSTPEAAPKSQLITYGSETGFGWKLNEIVGVQMISVPASRVLTTARELQLNVLVILGAFLLLAMALINFFLKQTITNPIKKMAQLAQKISTGDLSREFEHPANDEVGMLAASLNRMKVSLEIAMNMLNSEAD; encoded by the coding sequence ATGCTAAAGAATCTCAAACTGGGGGCAAAACTTAATATTCTCTTGATCTCAATTTTTTTCTTAATTCTGATTATTTGCGGTGGGTTTCTTTCCGTTGTTTTAGAGCGAAATGTTGAACGAACTGTAACGGATAAAGCTTTACTGTTAATTGAAACAATGGGAGCAGTCCGCGATTATACAAGCACTCAAATTAACCCTGAGTTAGCTGCTCGATTGGAAACGGAAGAGCAATTTTTACCCCAAACTGTTCCAGGGTATTCAGCCCGTGAAGTGTTTGAAGGATTAAGAAATCAACCAGAATACCGTAACTTTTTCTACAAGGAAGCTACCTTAAACCCAACTAATTTAAGGGATAAAGCGGATTCCTTTGAAGCACAAATTGTGGAAAGGTTCCGTCAAGATCCTAAGCTTAGAGAAGTTAGTGGTTTTCGTCGTGATTTACCAGGAGAGGATATTTTTTATATTGCTCGTCCCATTGCTATTAAGAAAAAAAGCTGTTTACGCTGTCACAGTACCCCTGAAGCAGCACCCAAGAGCCAATTGATTACCTATGGCAGTGAAACGGGATTTGGTTGGAAATTAAATGAAATTGTTGGGGTTCAAATGATTTCAGTCCCCGCTAGTCGTGTCTTGACAACGGCTCGGGAACTCCAATTAAATGTTCTGGTAATTCTCGGTGCTTTCTTGTTATTAGCGATGGCTTTGATTAATTTCTTCTTAAAACAAACCATCACTAACCCCATCAAGAAAATGGCTCAATTGGCACAAAAAATTAGTACTGGCGATTTATCCAGAGAATTTGAACATCCTGCCAATGATGAAGTGGGAATGTTGGCAGCTTCTTTGAATCGTATGAAAGTT